The DNA window CGAACGGGAACGCTGGACAAAGCAATTCCGCTCCGGTCGGCCCTAACGTAGACGTTTCCAACGAGTGCGGACCCCAAAGCGAGACCTTCATTACCGTGAACACCAGCAAGCCGACGAACCTCGCCGGCGGATCGAACGAGATTTTCCGTCTTCCCATGCGCGCGTACGCCACCTTCGACGGCGGCTCAACCTGGACCGGCGCCGATGCGCCTCTCCCGCCCGCCAAAGGCGCCAATGGCTTCGACTTCGGCTCCGATCCCAGCTTGGTATTCGACACCCAGGGAAATCTCTTCTACAGCTACATCGTTGTTTTTTTCGGAAACGGCAACGGCATCAACGGCACAGAGATGGCGGTGGCGAAATCGACCGACGGAGGCAAGAGCTTCCCTGCCGCAACCTTCTTTAGTTTTTCCGGCGGCAGCGATCATTTCAACGACAAGCCGATGATCACCGCCGACCGCAATCCCCGCAGCCCATTTCGGGATAATGTTTATGTCGCCTGGGATGCAGCCAGCGGCGGATCCGGTGGGGGTGGAATTCGAGTCGCAACCTCTTCCGATCGCGGCGCCAGCTTCAGCATTGCGCGTGCGGACGATCCCCACGGGCCGGGCCGCTCCATCGGCGCAGTGCCATTTGTCGGTCCCGGCGGCGAGCTCTACGTAGCCTGGAACGATTACCTCGCACACTCCATCGTCTTCAACCGCTCCTTCGACGCAGGCGCGAGCTGGGGCACGCCGGTCACCATCTCCACGAACAACCTTGCCTTCGACATCGCCATTCCGTCGATCTCGTTCCGCGGCGCCCTGCTGTATCCCGCCTGCGACAGCGATCGCAGCGGCGGCAGTCACAACGGCCGCAGTCACAACGGCCGCCTCTATTGCGCATGGATGGACCTCACGTCGCTAGGCGTAACCGATATCTTCGTCTCTTTCTCAGACGACAACGGAGCGACGTGGTCTCAGCGCGCAGCAGTGACCGATCCGCTGGGATTCGGCGTCGATCGTTTCTACCCGTGGATCTCTGTCGATCCAACCAACGGCGCCGTGAATATCTCGTTTTACGACACCCGCAACGACATCACCGGCGCCCGCTTCATGACCGACGTTTACTTCACCCAATCCAGCGATGGAGGAGCCACGTGGCGGCTGCCGAATACCCGCGTTTCGTCAGCCAGTTCGAACGAGCATGACTGCAACGGCGTCTT is part of the Terriglobales bacterium genome and encodes:
- a CDS encoding sialidase family protein; translated protein: MRALNRQTVLACFLLFALAAMGQTNTPDNPTWWNKYQYLSTHSPNGNAGQSNSAPVGPNVDVSNECGPQSETFITVNTSKPTNLAGGSNEIFRLPMRAYATFDGGSTWTGADAPLPPAKGANGFDFGSDPSLVFDTQGNLFYSYIVVFFGNGNGINGTEMAVAKSTDGGKSFPAATFFSFSGGSDHFNDKPMITADRNPRSPFRDNVYVAWDAASGGSGGGGIRVATSSDRGASFSIARADDPHGPGRSIGAVPFVGPGGELYVAWNDYLAHSIVFNRSFDAGASWGTPVTISTNNLAFDIAIPSISFRGALLYPACDSDRSGGSHNGRSHNGRLYCAWMDLTSLGVTDIFVSFSDDNGATWSQRAAVTDPLGFGVDRFYPWISVDPTNGAVNISFYDTRNDITGARFMTDVYFTQSSDGGATWRLPNTRVSSASSNEHDCNGVFPCSAIDYGNQYGDYTGLVSYNGVSHPIWTDSRNNQQRSTGCRTNLVMEEVFTAAVK